DNA sequence from the Acidobacteriota bacterium genome:
GGCGCCGAAGAAGCGCTTGGGACGGTGCAGGGCGTTGGCGTCGATACCGCCGGAGAGCACCTTGCCGGAAGGCGGCTGAACGGTGTTGTAAGCGCGGGCCAGTCGGGTGATGGAGTCGAGGAGGATGACCACGTCCTTCTTGTGCTCCACTAGCCGCTTGGCCTTCTCGATCACCATCTCGGCGACCTGCACGTGGCGAGTGGCGGGCTCGTCGAAGGTGGAGGAAACCACCTCGCCCTGCACCGAGCGCTGCATGTCCGTGACCTCCTCGGGGCGCTCGTCGATGAGCAGCACGATGAGCACCACCTCCGGGTGGTTCTTGGCCACCGAGTGGGCCAGGGATTGGAGCAGCATGGTCTTACCGGTACGCGGCGGCGCCACGATGAGAGCGCGCTGGCCCTTGCCCATGGGGGTGGTGAGATCCATCACCCGGGAGGACATGTCGCCGGAGACCTCGAGCTTGAGGCGATCCAGGGGATAGAGGGGAGTGAGGTTGTCGAAGAAGATCTTGTTGCGCGACACCTCGGGGTGCTCGAAATTCACCGCCTCGACCTTGATCAGGGCGAAGTAGCGCTCCCCCTCCTTCGGCTGGCGTACCTGGCCGGAGACCGTGTCACCGGTGCGCAGGTCGAAGCGCCGAATCTGGCTCGGGCTGACGTAGATGTCGTCCGGGCCCGGCAGGTAGTTGTACTCCGGCGCGCGGAGGAAGCCGAAGCCGTCCGGCAGACACTCCAACACCCCCTCGGCGAAGATCAGCCCGCTCTTTTCGGTCTGCGCCTGGAGAATCTTGAAGATCAGCTCCTGCTTGCGCATCCCGGCGGCGCCTTCTACCCCCAGCTCCTTGGCGACCTCGGTGAGCTCAGAGATACTCATCTCCTTGAGGGCCCGGATGTCCAGGGCGTCGGAATTGTCTTTCTTCGACTTACGTTGTGCGGCTCTTGGCATTTTCTTCCTCATTTACGCCGTCCGTTCCTTCTGTGACCGCAGATGGGTGTCGATGACTCCCCAAAGCTCTTTCATGCCATCGCCGGAACGTGCCGAAACCGGAATGACTGGAATCTCCTCCCCCGCCTGAAGAGCTCGCCGGATTCCGTTCATGGAAGCCTGACGGCGGTTGCGGGAGAGACGGTCGGTTTTGGTCGCGGCGACGACGATATCGGCGTCGTAGCCGCGCAAATAACGCCAGGCTTCCTGATCCAGAGTCGTGGCGCCCACCTTTGCATCGACGAGCAACACGACCAGAGCACCGGGAAACGCGTCACGGCAGTAGTCATCGACCAACACCGCCCACGCCTGGCGATCCTTCATGCCGGCTTTGGCATAACCATAGCCGGGCAGATCTACGAAATAGAACCGGTCGTTGACCAGGAAGTAATTGACCATCCGGGTCCGGCCGGGAGTGGAGCTGGTCCGCGCCAACCCCTTGCGTCCGAGCAAACGGTTGAGCAGGCTCGACTTGCCGACGTTGGAGCGTCCCACGAAGGCCACCTGAGGGCGGTCGTCGCGTAGAAGCTCGCGGTCTGACGGAGCCGAGCGGACAAACTCCGCGGAATTTACTTTCAACGTCTTCGCAGTCCAATCTCGCCGATCATGGCTGGTATGGCCTCATCCGAGGGGAACCGATCTTCCCTTCAGCACGGCCATCGGAAGTAGATCGAGGACCGAGAGGTCCCGAATCAGCTACCGTAGCGAGCTATGGCGGCGAGTCGAGGAACTGAAGCTCGCTTTGCGAACTTGCATCGAAGCCCTTGCAACGGGGAGAAACTGCAAACTATGTTCCAGAAACCCTCGAGGCGGGCAGCGATCTCTTCAAAAGCTCTGAGAATTCGGGTGTGGAGCTCCAGGTTCTGAACCGGATCGTACCGGAGCCGATACCGGGGAAACCCGGTGAGCTCCGAACCTTAATGAGCCAGAGAATCGGATCCTACGGGAGGCTCGGGGGAAGCTTCATCATAGCCACCCTCGGCTTTGGTAGCCAGCGCGGGCACCTCGGCGTCGAGGGCGATCCGCAGGACCTCGTCCATAGATTCTACAAGATGAAATTCCAGGACGTCCCGTACTTCGACCGGAATGTCGTCGACATCCTTCTCATTTTCCTTTGGCAGGATGACTTCGGAGATTCCGGCCCGGTGGGCTGCTAATACTTTATCCTTGATTCCGCCAACAGGCAAGACCTTGCCCCGGAGAGTGATCTCTCCGGTCATGGCGACATCCTTGCGCACCGGCACCTGAGTGAGGGCGGAAACCAGGGCGGTGGCCATGGTGATGCCGGCGGACGGACCGTCCTTGGGGATGGCTCCCTCGGGGACGTGGATGTGCAAATCGTTGGTCTCGGAAAAGTCCGGGTCGATGCCCAGCAGATCCGAGCGGCTGCGCAGATAGGAGACGGCAGCGCGGGCGGATTCCTGCATCACCTCGCCGAGCTTGCCGGTGAGGGTGAGCTTGCCCTTGCCCTTCATCAGGCCGACCTCGGTCTCCAGCAGCTCGCCGCCGGTCTCGGTCCAGGCGAGGCCGGTGGAGACG
Encoded proteins:
- the rho gene encoding transcription termination factor Rho, with product MDIRALKEMSISELTEVAKELGVEGAAGMRKQELIFKILQAQTEKSGLIFAEGVLECLPDGFGFLRAPEYNYLPGPDDIYVSPSQIRRFDLRTGDTVSGQVRQPKEGERYFALIKVEAVNFEHPEVSRNKIFFDNLTPLYPLDRLKLEVSGDMSSRVMDLTTPMGKGQRALIVAPPRTGKTMLLQSLAHSVAKNHPEVVLIVLLIDERPEEVTDMQRSVQGEVVSSTFDEPATRHVQVAEMVIEKAKRLVEHKKDVVILLDSITRLARAYNTVQPPSGKVLSGGIDANALHRPKRFFGA
- the yihA gene encoding ribosome biogenesis GTP-binding protein YihA/YsxC, translated to MKVNSAEFVRSAPSDRELLRDDRPQVAFVGRSNVGKSSLLNRLLGRKGLARTSSTPGRTRMVNYFLVNDRFYFVDLPGYGYAKAGMKDRQAWAVLVDDYCRDAFPGALVVLLVDAKVGATTLDQEAWRYLRGYDADIVVAATKTDRLSRNRRQASMNGIRRALQAGEEIPVIPVSARSGDGMKELWGVIDTHLRSQKERTA